One region of Fragaria vesca subsp. vesca linkage group LG4, FraVesHawaii_1.0, whole genome shotgun sequence genomic DNA includes:
- the LOC101314362 gene encoding uncharacterized protein LOC101314362, with protein MDLMRYQPAIGGSARATPAEAGCGSWKQGDGCHDIKHDSSKKRALSGEELKQFLYDSSRKSEISERELQEIFVKIVKGADPNHKLSESEAESTRNLLDGWRVRGELFMLPHEEFVKRVFISDEEFEKICKEAEAARKLEIAERKPDEKPKYCEVCMKVGYHMSFRCPYLEDIPNPDTAVVGEGYEIICHCCLESDHGHPKGSWAGFAWNKSCDWFEKLMPRDQEDSDSESDED; from the exons ATGGATCTGATGCGCTACCAACCTGCTATCGGCGGCTCCGCCCGGGCTACTCCGGCCGAGGCCGGCTGCGGGAGCTGGAAGCAGGGAGACGGATGTCATGACATCAAACATGATTCCTCTAAGAAACGAGCGCTTTCGGGAGAAGAACTCAAACAGTTTCTCTATGATTCCTCTAGGAAATCCGAGATTTCGGAACGAGAGTTACAAGAGATATTTGTGAAGATCGTCAAGG GTGCCGATCCTAACCATAAATTGTCTGAAAGTGAAGCCGAATCCACAAGGAATCTGTTAGATGGGTGGAGAGTTAGAGGAGAGTTGTTTATGTTGCCGCACGAGGAATTCGTAAAGAGGGTGTTTATATCTGATGAGGAATTTGAAAAGATATGCAAGGAAGCCGAGGCAGCTAGGAAACTGGAGATAGCTGAAC GTAAGCCTGATGAAAAGCCTAAATATTGTGAAGTTTGTATGAAGGTCGGGTACCACATGTCATTTCGGTGTCCTTACTTGGAAGATATTCCAAACCCCGACACCGCAGTTGTTGGCGAGGGCTATGAAATAATTTGCCATTGCTGCCTTGAGTCGGATCATGGCCACCCCAAGGGAAGCTGGGCAGGATTTGCATGGAATAAGAGTTGTGATTGGTTTGAAAAGCTGATGCCCCGTGATCAAGAAGACTCAGATTCAGAATCAGATGAAGACTAG
- the LOC101313203 gene encoding transcription factor bHLH135-like encodes MSSRRSSRQSSGSTPSIKDDQIIELVSKLRQLVPEIRDRRSDKVSASKVLQETCSYIRNLHREVDDLSERLSQLLATIDADSAEAAIIRSLIMQ; translated from the exons ATGTCTAGCAGAAGGTCATCAAGGCAGTCATCGGGAAGTACTCCATCAATCAAAGATGACCAGATCATCGAGCTCGTCTCCAAGTTGCGCCAGCTGGTTCCTGAGATTCGCGACAGGCGCTCCGATAAG GTATCAGCATCCAAGGTCCTACAAGAGACCTGCAGCTACATCAGAAACTTACACAGAGAAGTTGACGACTTGAGCGAGAGGCTGTCCCAACTGCTCGCTACAATTGACGCTGATAGCGCTGAGGCCGCCATTATTAGGAGCTTGATTATGCAGTAG
- the LOC101313788 gene encoding uncharacterized protein At5g39865-like produces MGCASSKKSPRCRHCHNNYSSPVTRRSYSMHVHHPPQNRGDSYHVVALTSSTLGSLSNNKIEYEFKTIVNDNKDHIHKVMEKENENVNVNENNKDFSMGLIEAKTWSKMINQKIPKIIPKTPTRTPPGEPEMIDAWELMEGLEDISPLRNSGHHLRSFSFDVIKSPCPVPVTGCVDRPKSRFQENGAASPKPMWLQLADYENNLNSSNAGIPDFDPEVISGFRKSFKELKKDDPFHFQDGEEPNEDISFSDEKSCVISDFNCQVPYGKAKDIEKVVLYFTSLRGVRKTYEDCCHVRVILKGIGVRVDERDVSMHSGFKEELKELVKGGCGGISLPKVFVGEKYIGGAEEIRQMHEDGKLEKLLESCEKLNDVGGDGGGVCEACGDIRFVPCETCSGSCKIYYEDDHDPDEELEGQEEEEAMEGECGFQRCPDCNENGLTRCPICCY; encoded by the exons ATGGGTTGCGCAAGCTCGAAGAAGTCTCCGCGGTGCCGCCACTGCCACAACAACTATTCTTCTCCGGTCACGCGGCGGAGCTACTCAATGCATGTTCATCATCCACCTCAGAACAGAGGCGATAGCTACCATGTCGTTGCGCTCACCTCCTCCACCTTGGGATCTCTCAGCAACAATAAGATCGAGTACGAGTTCAAGACAATTGTCAACGACAATAAGGATCATATCCACAAGGTGATGGAGAAGGAGAACGAGAATGTGAATGTGAATGAAAACAATAAGGATTTTTCGATGGGATTAATTGAGGCTAAGACGTGGTCCAAAATGATCAACCAGAAGATTCCCAAGATTATACCGAAAACGCCGACGAGAACGCCGCCGGGAGAGCCGGAGATGATCGATGCTTGGGAGTTGATGGAGGGTCTTGAAGATATAAGTCCCCTGAGGAATTCAGGTCATCATCTTCGGAGCTTTTCTTTTGACGTTATTAAAAGTCCATGTCCTGTTCCCGTTACAGGTTGTGTTGATCGTCCCAAGTCAAGGTTCCAAGAAAATGGTGCTGCCTCTCCTAAGCCTATGTGGCTTCAATTGGCTGATTACGAGAATAATTTGAATTCTTCCAATGCTGGGATTCCCGATTTTGATCCGGAGGTCATTTCCGGATTTAGAAAGTCTTTCAAAGAGCTCAAGAAAGATGATCCATTTCATTTTCAAGATGGAGAGGAGCCCAATGAGGATATCTC TTTCTCTGATGAAAAATCTTGTGTCATTTCGGATTTCAATTGTCAAGTGCCTTATGGTAAGGCAAAGGATATAGAGAAAGTGGTGTTGTACTTCACTAGTCTTAGAGGGGTGCGCAAGACTTACGAGGATTGTTGCCATGTGAGAGTGATTCTAAAAGGCATAGGTGTTCGAGTTGATGAGCGAGATGTTTCGATGCATTCAGGATTCAAGGAGGAGCTGAAAGAGCTAGTGAAAGGTGGGTGTGGTGGAATTTCTTTGCCTAAAGTGTTTGTGGGGGAGAAATACATTGGTGGAGCTGAAGAGATTCGGCAAATGCACGAAGATGGGAAGCTCGAGAAGTTGCTTGAATCTTGTGAGAAGTTGAATGATGTTGGTGGAGATGGTGGTGGAGTTTGTGAGGCTTGTGGGGATATAAGGTTTGTGCCATGTGAGACATGTTCCGGTAGCTGTAAAATTTACTATGAAGATGATCATGATCCAGACGAAGAACTTGAGGGCCAAGAGGAAGAAGAAGCAATGGAGGGTGAGTGTGGATTCCAACGATGCCCAGATTGTAATGAAAATGGCCTAACACGTTGCCCCATTTGTTGCTATTAA
- the LOC101314073 gene encoding homeobox-leucine zipper protein HAT7-like, which translates to MAFPPCHSFMFQTHEDPDLHLSAASSSLNNLPSCPPQHFHGGGGGIPFMMKRSLSFSGDDKCNHHHYDHQDLHGGGDQDDLSDDGSQLIGEKKKRLNLEQVKTLEKSFEMGNKLEPERKLQLAKALGLQPRQVAIWFQNRRARWKTKQLEKDYDVLKKKFDALKADNDALQSHNKKLQSELLAIKGSKDSNFEGGLSNNMKKETDQGSWSNGSTDDNSSDHINLDMSRSTTPAATSPQSNTQITNGSKNLFPSSLCRPPHASITQLLQGSSRSSDLHCLKVDQMIQDDQTFCTMFNNGSIDQDHQGNFWPWPAEQPHHFH; encoded by the exons ATGGCCTTCCCACCTTGTCATAGTTTCATGTTCCAAACCCATGAAGATCCAGACCTCCACCTCTCTGCAGCTTCTTCCTCCCTCAACAATCTTCCCTCTTGTCCACCGCAACACTTCCATG GCGGTGGCGGTGGAATTCCTTTCATGATGAAGAGATCGCTATCCTTCTCCGGGGATGATAAGTGCAATCACCATCACTATGATCATCAAGATCTGCATGGAGGAGGAGATCAAGATGATTTGTCTGATGATGGGTCACAGCTGATTGGGGAGAAGAAGAAAAGGCTGAACCTTGAGCAGGTTAAGACCCTTGAGAAGAGCTTTGAGATGGGGAACAAGCTTGAGCCTGAGAGGAAATTGCAGCTTGCTAAGGCTCTTGGTCTGCAGCCAAGACAGGTTGCCATATGGTTTCAGAACAGGAGGGCTAGGTGGAAGACAAAGCAGTTGGAGAAAGACTATGATGTCCTCAAGAAGAAGTTTGATGCTCTCAAGGCTGACAATGATGCCCTTCAATCTCACAACAAGAAACTTCAGTCTGAG TTGTTGGCTATAAAAGGCAGTAAAGATTCAAACTTTGAAGGGGGGCTTAGCAATAACATGAAGAAAGAGACTGATCAAGGTTCATGGAGTAATGGCAGTACTGATGACAACAGTTCTGATCATATCAACTTAGACATGTCAAGAAGTACCACACCAGCAGCAACTAGCCCTCAATCAAATACCCAGATCACAAATGGATCAAAAAACCTGTTCCCATCATCCCTATGCAGGCCACCTCATGCTAGCATAACCCAACTCCTCCAAGGCTCATCAAGGTCATCAGACCTCCACTGCCTCAAAGTTGACCAGATGATTCAAGACGACCAAACCTTCTGCACCATGTTCAACAATGGCTCCATTGACCAAGACCACCAAGGTAACTTCTGGCCATGGCCTGCTGAGCAGCCGCACCATTTTCATTGA
- the LOC101313500 gene encoding protein vip1-like: MYPGGYSVEVTSLSPKATEKDVYDFFSHCGAVEHVEIMRSGEYACAAYVTFRDAYALETAVLLSGSRIVDQCVCIARWGNYVDEIDPWNGPAFNSENHSSSTAFHTSQFISSPGEAVTVAQEVVKTMVAKGYVLGQDALIKAKALDESYQVSATAAAKVYELSDRIGLTERIHAGREVVKSLDENFHVSEITKTAATATGTAVVVAATVTGRAALAAGSAVVNSSYFAKGSLWVSDILTRAGKAAADLGSHDSK; encoded by the exons ATGTACCCTGGTGGTTACAGTGTTGAAGTTACGAGCTTATCCCCTAAAGCCACAGAGAAGGATGTTTACGATTTCTTCAGTCACTGTGGTGCAGTTGAGCATGTTGAAATCATGAG GTCTGGTGAATATGCTTGTGCTGCATATGTGACATTCAGAGACGCTTATGCTCTTGAAACTGCTGTATTGCTCAGT GGATCCAGAATTGTAGATCAATGTGTCTGCATTGCACGCTGGGGTAACTATGTTGATGAAATTGATCCTTGGAACGGTCCTGCATTCAACTCTGAAAACCACAGTAGCTCAACG GCCTTTCACACAAGCCAGTTCATTTCAAGCCCTGGAGAGGCTGTAACTGTTGCTCAGGAAGTTGTCAAAACAATGGTAGCCAAGGGATATGTTCTGGGACAAGATGCATTAATCAAGGCAAAAGCTCTTGATGAGTCCTATCAAGTATCGGCTACTGCAGCAGCCAAAGTTTATGAGCTTAGCGATCGAATTGGGCTCACTGAGAGAATTCATGCAGGCAGGGAAGTTGTCAAGTCCCTAGACGAGAACTTCCATGTTTCAGAGATCACCAAAACAGCTGCAACTGCTACCGGAACAGCAGTAGTGGTAGCAGCAACAGTTACTGGGAGAGCAGCCTTAGCAGCAGGAAGCGCTGTAGTGAACAGCAGCTACTTTGCCAAGGGATCTCTTTGGGTTTCGGACATATTGACTCGTGCAGGCAAAGCTGCAGCTGATTTGGGCAGTCATGACAGTAAATAA
- the LOC101295909 gene encoding probable receptor-like protein kinase At5g15080-like, translating to MGVGVEALQVGSWNKGKSKGKHKIEEGDEIKGCWMKFRFMGRCLSPKTKMDNSTSGTSTQYEDSKSTNDTIYNHAVAPGALSSTTSNTESALSTPKAPEELIVASQLRRFTFNELKSAAKNFRPENLLGEGGFGCVYKGWISETGTSPTKPGIGLPVAVKTLNHDGLQGHKEWMAEVIYLGELLHPNLVKLVGYGIEDDKRLLVYEFMPRGSLENHLFRRNLPLPWSIRMKIALGAAKGLAYLHEESERPVIFRDFKTSNILLDADYNAKLSDFGLAKDGPEGEKTHVSTRVMGTYGYAAPEYVMTGHLTSKSDVYSFGVVLLELLIGRRSMDKNRPQGEHNLVEWARPHLGDRRRYYRLIDPRLEGRFSIKGAEMAFQLAAHCLSRNPKARPLMSEVVQVIKPLLHLKDQAYSSSHPQGMHTERPGSSPNFRNGLWVPARNGQPSRSQSLPNGPNVSPYHLSHPHRSLPNGPNVSPYHLNHPHRSPKPSTAKSPKTTPKSPKPATA from the exons ATGGGAGTCGGGGTTGAGGCTTTGCAGGTTGGGAGTTGGAACAAGGGAAAATCAAAGGGGAAGCATAAGATTGAGGAGGGAGATGAAATTAAAGGTTGTTGGATGAAGTTTAGGTTCATGGGGAGATGCTTGTCTCCAAAGACCAAAATGGATAATTCTACCAGTGGAACTAGCACACAATATG AAGATAGCAAGTCTACAAATGACACAATCTACAACCATGCAGTAGCTCCAGGTGCTTTGTCTTCAACTACTAGTAACACAGAAAGTGCTTTGTCCACTCCCAAAGCACCTGAGGAACTGATAGTTGCTTCTCAGCTTCGAAGATTCACCTTCAATGAGCTTAAGTCAGCAGCAAAGAATTTTAGACCTGAGAATCTTTTGGGGGAAGGCGGATTTGGCTGTGTATACAAAGGCTGGATCAGTGAGACTGGAACGTCTCCAACAAAACCTGGTATCGGGCTTCCCGTCGCTGTAAAGACTCTGAACCATGATGGACTTCAGGGCCACAAAGAATGGATG GCTGAAGTTATTTATCTTGGTGAATTGCTCCATCCTAACTTAGTCAAATTAGTTGGATATGGCATCGAGGATGATAAAAGATTACTTGTGTATGAGTTTATGCCTCGAGGGAGCTTGGAGAATCACCTCTTTAGAA GGAACTTGCCTCTTCCTTGGTCCATCAGAATGAAAATAGCTCTTGGTGCTGCAAAGGGTCTTGCATATCTTCATGAGGAATCTGAAAGACCGGTGATTTTTCGAGATTTTAAAACATCTAACATCTTATTAGATGCG GACTACAACGCCAAGCTTTCTGATTTTGGGCTCGCTAAAGATGGTCCAGAGGGAGAAAAAACCCATGTCTCCACCCGAGTGATGGGCACTTACGGTTATGCGGCACCCGAGTATGTTATGACAG GTCACCTTACTTCAAAAAGTGATGTATATAGTTTTGGGGTGGTTCTGCTTGAATTACTGATTGGACGAAGATCTATGGACAAAAATCGACCCCAAGGAGAGCACAACTTGGTGGAGTGGGCACGCCCACATCTTGGAGATAGGCGAAGATACTACCGACTAATAGATCCTCGACTTGAAGGTCGCTTCTCAATTAAAGGTGCTGAAATGGCATTTCAGTTGGCTGCCCACTGTCTTAGTCGTAACCCAAAGGCTAGACCTCTTATGAGTGAAGTTGTTCAAGTGATCAAGCCTCTGCTGCACCTCAAGGATCAAGCATATTCCTCATCTCACCCCCAAGGCATGCACACAGAGCGTCCTGGTTCCAGTCCCAACTTTAGAAATGGCCTTTGGGTTCCGGCAAGGAATGGACAACCATCTAGAAGTCAGTCTCTACCAAATGGTCCCAATGTCTCACCATATCACCTTAGCCATCCTCACCGCTCTCTACCAAATGGTCCCAATGTCTCACCATATCACCTTAACCATCCTCACCGATCACCCAAACCATCTACAGCTAAGTCCCCCAAAACTACACCAAAATCACCCAAACCTGCTACTGCTTGA